One part of the Arabidopsis thaliana chromosome 1 sequence genome encodes these proteins:
- the ALMT1 gene encoding aluminum-activated malate transporter 1 (aluminum-activated malate transporter 1 (ALMT1); CONTAINS InterPro DOMAIN/s: Malate transporter, aliminium toerance (InterPro:IPR020966); BEST Arabidopsis thaliana protein match is: Aluminium activated malate transporter family protein (TAIR:AT1G08440.1); Has 520 Blast hits to 518 proteins in 110 species: Archae - 0; Bacteria - 144; Metazoa - 0; Fungi - 10; Plants - 351; Viruses - 0; Other Eukaryotes - 15 (source: NCBI BLink).) — protein sequence MEKVREIVREGIRVGNEDPRRIIHAFKVGLALVLVSSFYYYQPFGPFTDYFGINAMWAVMTVVVVFEFSVGATLGKGLNRGVATLVAGGLGIGAHQLARLSGATVEPILLVMLVFVQAALSTFVRFFPWVKTKFDYGILIFILTFALISLSGFRDEEIMDLAESRLSTVVIGGVSCILISIFVCPVWAGQDLHSLLASNFDTLSHFLQDFGDEYFEAREKGDYKVVEKRKKNLERYKSVLDSKSDEEALANYAEWEPPHGQFRFRHPWKQYVAVGALLRQCAYRIDALNSYINSDFQIPVDIKKKLETPLRRMSSESGNSMKEMSISLKQMIKSSSSDIHVSNSQAACKSLSTLLKSGILNDVEPLQMISLMTTVSMLIDIVNLTEKISESVHELASAARFKNKMRPTVLYEKSDSGSIGRAMPIDSHEDHHVVTVLHDVDNDRSNNVDDSRGGSSQDSCHHVAIKIVDDNSNHEKHEDGEIHVHTLSNGHLQ from the exons AtggagaaagtgagagagatagTGAGAGAAGGGATTAGAGTAGGGAATGAAGACCCGAGAAGAATTATTCATGCTTTCAAAGTGGGACTTGCTCTTGTTTTGGTCTCTTCCTTCTATTATTACCAACCTTTCGGTCCTTTCACCGATTACTTCGGTATCAATGCAATGTGGGCTGTCATGACCGTCGTTGTTGTCTTTGAATTCTCCGTAG GGGCTACACTTGGGAAAGGACTAAATAGAGGAGTGGCAACATTAGTAGCAGGAGGACTAGGAATTGGAGCTCATCAACTAGCAAGATTGTCGGGTGCAACAGTGGAACCTATTCTTTTGGTCATGTTGGTCTTTGTGCAAG CTGCGTTGTCGACGTTCGTAAGGTTTTTCCCATGGGTAAAGACAAAGTTCGATTATGGGATATTGATATTCATATTGACGTTCGCGCTGATATCGTTGTCGGGGTTTAGAGACGAAGAGATAATGGATTTGGCAGAAAGCAGACTATCGACAGTGGTGATTGGAGGAGTCAGTTGCATCCTTATCTCTATCTTTGTCTGTCCTGTTTGGGCTGGACAAGATCTACATTCTCTCCTTGCCTCTAACTTTGACACTCTCTCCCACTTCCTTCaag ATTTTGGGGACGAATATTTTGAAGCGAGAGAGAAGGGGGACTACAAAGTAGtggagaagaggaaaaagaatcTTGAGAGATATAAAAGTGTTCTTGACTCCAAAAGCGATGAAGAAGCTTTG GCTAATTACGCAGAATGGGAACCGCCTCATGGACAATTTAGGTTTAGGCATCCATGGAAACAATATGTTGCCGTTGGTGCATTACTCCGGCAGTGTGCCTACAGGATTGATGCCTTGAATTCATACATCAACTCAGATTTTCAG aTCCCAGTGgacataaaaaagaaattagaaacaCCATTAAGAAGAATGAGCTCGGAATCGGGAAACTCAATGAAAGAAATGTCCATTTCActaaaacaaatgataaaatcatcttcttctgatatCCATGTCTCAAACTCACAAGCTGCATGCAAATCTCTTTCTACTTTACTTAAATCAGGCATCTTGAACGATGTTGAGCCTCTTCAAATGATCTCATTGATGACGACTGTCTCCATGCTCATAGATATTGTTAACTTAACCGAAAAGATCTCGGAATCTGTACACGAGCTTGCATCCGCTGCAAGATTTAAGAACAAGATGAGGCCGACCGTGCTATACGAGAAGTCGGATTCCGGAAGCATTGGTCGTGCCATGCCAATAGATTCTCATGAAGATCATCATGTTGTCACAGTTTTACATGACGTTGATAATGATAGATCAAACAATGTTGATGATTCACGTGGAGGGAGTTCACAGGACTCATGTCATCATGTTGCCATAAAGATTGTTGATGATAACTCAAACCATGAAAAACATGAAGATGGTGAAATACATGTACATACATTAAGTAATGGGCATCTTCAGTAA
- a CDS encoding aluminum activated malate transporter family protein (Aluminium activated malate transporter family protein; INVOLVED IN: response to aluminum ion; CONTAINS InterPro DOMAIN/s: Malate transporter, aliminium toerance (InterPro:IPR020966); BEST Arabidopsis thaliana protein match is: aluminum-activated malate transporter 1 (TAIR:AT1G08430.1); Has 610 Blast hits to 608 proteins in 146 species: Archae - 0; Bacteria - 224; Metazoa - 0; Fungi - 10; Plants - 352; Viruses - 0; Other Eukaryotes - 24 (source: NCBI BLink).) produces the protein MEKVREIVREGRRVGKEDPRRVVHAFKVGLALALVSSFYYYQPLYDNFGVNAMWAVMTVVVVFEFSVGATLGKGLNRAVATLVAGGLGIGAHHLASLSGPTVEPILLAIFVFVLAALSTFVRFFPRVKARYDYGVLIFILTFALISVSGFREDEILDLAHKRLSTVIMGGVSCVLISIFVCPVWAGQDLHSLLASNFDTLSHFLQEFGDEYFEATEDGDIKEVEKRRRNLERYKSVLNSKSNEEALANFAKWEPRHGQFRFRHPWRQYLAVGALLRQSAYRIDALNSNINSDMQIPMDIKKKIEEPLRRMSSESGKSMKEVSISLKNMTISSSFDIHVVNSQSACKTLSTLLKSGILNDVEPLQMISLMTTVSLLIDIVNLTEKISESVHELASAAKFKNKKKPSKSNSGSIGQAMPNKSHDDDDHVVTILGDVDTSNNVDQSQSHGEISVDSCHHVTIKINDDDSIHDKNEDGDIHVHTNRVSCDHTNASDLLDSGVKKN, from the exons AtggagaaagtgagagagattGTGAGAGAAGGGAGGAGAGTAGGTAAAGAAGATCCGAGAAGAGTAGTGCATGCTTTCAAAGTGGGACTTGCTCTTGCTTTGGTCTCTTCCTTCTATTATTATCAACCTCTCTACGACAACTTCGGTGTCAATGCAATGTGGGCTGTCATGACCgtcgttgttgtttttgaattcTCTGTAG GGGCCACACTTGGGAAAGGACTAAATAGAGCAGTGGCAACATTGGTAGCAGGAGGACTAGGGATTGGAGCTCATCACCTAGCAAGTTTGTCGGGTCCAACAGTAGAACCCATTCTTCTTGccatctttgtctttgtccTAG cTGCATTGTCGACGTTCGTGAGGTTCTTCCCGCGGGTGAAGGCAAGATATGATTATGGGGTATTGATATTCATATTGACGTTCGCACTGATATCAGTTTCGGGGTTTAGAGAGGACGAGATATTGGATTTGGCGCATAAGAGACTATCGACAGTGATAATGGGAGGAGTTAGTTGCGTGCTTATCTCTATCTTTGTCTGCCCTGTTTGGGCAGGACAAGACCTTCATTCTCTCCTTGCCTCCAACTTTGACACTCTCTCCCACTTCCTTCAAG AATTTGGGGACGAATATTTTGAAGCGACAGAGGATGGGGACATCAAAGAAgtggagaagaggagaaggaaTCTTGAGAGATATAAAAGTGTTCTCAACTCAAAAAGCAATGAAGAAGCTTTG GCTAATTTTGCAAAATGGGAACCGCGTCATGGCCAATTTAGATTTCGGCATCCATGGAGACAATATCTTGCCGTGGGTGCATTACTCCGGCAATCTGCTTACCGAATTGATGCCTTGAATTCAAACATCAACTCAGATATGCAG aTCCCAATggacattaaaaagaaaatagaggaACCATTAAGAAGAATGAGCTCGGAGTCGGGGAAGTCAATGAAAGAAGTGTCCATTTCATTAAAGAACATGACaatatcatcttcttttgataTCCATGTAGTAAACTCACAATCTGCATGCAAGACTCTTTCCACTTTACTTAAATCAGGCATCTTAAACGATGTTGAGCCTCTACAAATGATCTCATTAATGACGACAGTTTCTCTGCTCATTGACATTGTAAACTTAACCGAAAAGATCTCAGAATCCGTACATGAGCTTGCATCCGCAGCAAAAtttaagaacaagaagaagccGTCTAAGTCGAATTCGGGAAGCATTGGTCAAGCCATGCCAAATAAAtctcatgatgatgatgatcatgttGTTACAATTTTAGGTGACGTTGACACATCAAACAATGTTGATCAATCGCAATCGCATGGAGAGATCTCAGTGGACTCATGTCATCATGTCACCATAAAGATTAACGATGATGATTCGATCCATGACAAAAATGAAGATGGTGATATACATGTACATACAAATCGTGTATCATGTGATCACACTAATGCTAGTGATCTTTTAGATAGTGGCGTTAAAAAGAATTAG